A genome region from Christensenella minuta includes the following:
- a CDS encoding carbamoyl phosphate synthase small subunit, with protein sequence MAYLTLEDGTIFKGEAFGAKVDIMGEVVFNTGMTGYQEVLTDPSYCGQIVTMTYPMIGNYGIDETISESSGPQVRAFVMRELCKEPSNWNCRETLQEYLERYDIVGLAGIDTRELTRKLRDKGTMHGIITQVPPSVHQIEEMKVFEVERPVDETTCAEKYQYCTGERKVAVLDFGLKRNILRSLEKRGCALTVFPARTNPQEIIAGGFDGLMLTNGPGDPKVNTEIIENLKQLIGKLPIFGICLGHQLVALAMGADTEKLKYGHRGANHPVKDMQKNKVYITSQNHGYTIMSRSLPACAVVSHKNWNDQTIEGVKYIGYPMFTVQFHPEAAPGPEDTAYLFDEFIELIDRKRRS encoded by the coding sequence ATGGCGTATCTGACACTGGAAGACGGAACGATATTCAAAGGGGAAGCCTTTGGAGCAAAAGTTGATATTATGGGAGAGGTCGTATTCAATACGGGCATGACAGGATATCAGGAGGTCCTGACCGATCCTTCCTATTGCGGACAAATTGTAACGATGACTTATCCGATGATCGGGAATTACGGGATCGATGAAACGATCTCGGAGTCTTCGGGGCCGCAGGTACGCGCGTTCGTCATGCGTGAGCTTTGTAAAGAGCCTTCCAACTGGAATTGCCGGGAAACCCTGCAGGAATATTTGGAGCGCTATGATATCGTTGGTCTTGCGGGCATCGATACGCGCGAATTGACGCGGAAGCTGCGCGATAAGGGGACGATGCACGGCATCATTACGCAGGTGCCTCCGTCCGTTCACCAGATCGAGGAAATGAAGGTGTTTGAGGTGGAGCGCCCGGTCGACGAGACGACCTGTGCGGAGAAATACCAGTATTGCACGGGAGAGCGTAAGGTGGCGGTGCTCGATTTTGGACTGAAACGCAATATCCTTCGCAGCCTTGAAAAACGCGGGTGTGCACTTACGGTGTTCCCGGCCCGGACCAACCCGCAGGAAATCATTGCGGGCGGCTTTGACGGCCTGATGCTGACCAACGGGCCGGGAGACCCGAAGGTGAACACGGAGATCATTGAAAATCTGAAGCAGCTGATCGGCAAGCTGCCGATTTTTGGCATTTGTCTCGGCCACCAGCTTGTGGCGCTTGCCATGGGGGCGGATACGGAAAAATTGAAATACGGCCACCGGGGAGCAAATCATCCCGTGAAGGATATGCAGAAAAACAAGGTGTATATTACCTCGCAGAATCACGGATATACGATTATGAGCCGGTCACTCCCGGCATGCGCGGTCGTTTCGCACAAAAACTGGAACGATCAGACGATTGAAGGCGTAAAATATATCGGTTATCCGATGTTTACGGTTCAATTCCATCCGGAAGCGGCGCCTGGGCCGGAAGATACGGCCTACCTGTTCGACGAATTCATCGAGCTCATTGACAGGAAGAGAAGGTCATGA
- the pyrF gene encoding orotidine-5'-phosphate decarboxylase, with amino-acid sequence MIDKLIEQIIEKKSPICVGLDTKFDYIPQEFLSHEFSTDALTYAANNIFQYNCALVDAIADIVPAVKVQAAYYEMYGCEGVKAFRDTIRYAKNAGLIVIADVKRNDIGATATAYSSAYIGRTKIGEEELAVFNADFATVNGYLGTDGIAPFVEDCKKYDKGIFVLVKTSNKSSGEIQDLEFEHKTIYNRMADYVQEWGKECIGTYGYSSVGAVIGATYPQQAARIRETHPHIFVLIPGYGAQGGSAEGLLPNFDQKGLGGIVNNSRAILTAYRNEAYVKMPFDKAAREATLAMQRDILDTFDKNGISYDE; translated from the coding sequence ATGATAGACAAGCTGATTGAGCAGATTATAGAAAAAAAGAGCCCGATTTGCGTGGGACTCGATACAAAGTTTGATTATATTCCGCAGGAGTTTCTGTCCCATGAATTCTCGACGGACGCTCTTACCTATGCGGCGAATAATATATTCCAGTATAACTGTGCACTGGTGGATGCAATCGCGGACATCGTACCGGCCGTGAAGGTGCAGGCGGCCTATTACGAGATGTACGGCTGCGAGGGGGTGAAGGCGTTCCGCGATACGATCCGTTATGCGAAAAACGCGGGACTCATTGTGATCGCGGACGTAAAGCGCAACGATATCGGTGCGACGGCTACGGCGTATTCGAGCGCATACATCGGCAGGACGAAGATTGGGGAAGAGGAGCTTGCGGTATTCAATGCGGATTTTGCGACGGTGAACGGCTATCTTGGAACGGATGGGATCGCTCCGTTTGTGGAAGACTGCAAAAAATATGACAAGGGAATTTTCGTATTGGTAAAAACCTCTAACAAGAGTTCGGGAGAGATACAGGACCTTGAATTCGAGCATAAAACGATTTATAACCGCATGGCGGATTATGTACAGGAATGGGGAAAAGAGTGTATCGGGACCTATGGTTATTCTTCCGTAGGAGCGGTGATCGGGGCGACGTATCCGCAGCAGGCGGCACGTATCCGGGAGACGCATCCGCATATTTTTGTGCTTATTCCGGGATATGGGGCGCAGGGAGGCAGTGCGGAAGGACTGCTGCCGAATTTTGACCAAAAGGGTCTTGGCGGAATCGTTAACAATTCGCGTGCGATACTGACCGCTTATCGCAATGAAGCCTATGTGAAGATGCCCTTCGATAAGGCGGCGCGGGAAGCGACACTTGCAATGCAGCGCGACATCCTCGATACTTTTGACAAAAATGGAATTTCATACGACGAATAA
- a CDS encoding dihydroorotase — protein MSIFIKNIMAVNADGIQKGADILIEGERIVEMGTGLVRDADRVIDGTGLVAFPGFLELHCHLRDPGLVYKEDIMTGTRAAAAGGYTAVCCMPNTKPVTDSAEIVRYIIEKAEKSGYAEVLPVAAITRGMRGEELTDFAGLLKAGAVAFSDDGMPVAEDKMILAAMERAKELRVPLMLHEEDLAKRGNGVVHDGENARQAGIAGIPRAVEETMTARDIFYAEKLEAPIHICHVSTAGSVELVRRAKANGVPVTCETGPHYFSITDEKILDRDPNAKVNPPLRETGDMLAVREGIADGTIDVIATDHAPHNEEEKAQEIEKAPFGMIGFETAFPLTVTNLLDTGVIGLTDIARLLSKRPHELLKTAGGELKKNGPADIAICDMNEKFVYNKDMIVSKAKNSPFLGMELKGRVCYTIRKGKFTYDRQAD, from the coding sequence ATGTCGATATTTATTAAAAATATCATGGCCGTAAATGCAGACGGCATTCAAAAAGGAGCAGATATCCTCATTGAAGGGGAGCGTATTGTGGAAATGGGGACGGGACTTGTACGGGATGCGGACCGCGTGATCGACGGGACCGGTCTTGTAGCGTTTCCCGGATTTCTCGAACTGCATTGTCATCTGCGCGATCCGGGGCTTGTATACAAGGAAGACATTATGACCGGTACACGCGCGGCGGCGGCGGGCGGCTATACCGCCGTGTGCTGTATGCCGAACACGAAACCGGTAACGGATAGCGCGGAAATTGTAAGATATATCATTGAAAAGGCGGAGAAGTCGGGCTATGCGGAAGTATTGCCGGTCGCCGCGATTACGCGTGGGATGCGTGGGGAAGAGCTTACCGATTTTGCGGGGCTTCTCAAGGCGGGTGCGGTGGCTTTTTCGGATGACGGGATGCCTGTTGCCGAGGATAAAATGATCCTTGCGGCAATGGAGCGTGCAAAGGAGCTTCGTGTGCCGCTGATGCTGCACGAGGAAGATTTGGCCAAGCGCGGGAACGGCGTGGTGCATGACGGGGAAAATGCGCGCCAAGCGGGGATTGCCGGGATACCGCGCGCTGTTGAAGAGACCATGACTGCCCGGGATATTTTTTATGCGGAGAAGCTGGAGGCGCCGATCCATATTTGCCATGTATCTACGGCGGGCAGCGTAGAGCTTGTGCGGCGGGCAAAAGCGAACGGCGTGCCCGTGACATGCGAAACAGGTCCCCATTATTTTTCTATTACGGATGAAAAAATATTGGACAGGGACCCAAACGCAAAGGTAAATCCACCGCTTCGGGAGACGGGGGATATGCTGGCTGTGCGGGAAGGAATCGCCGACGGGACGATTGACGTGATCGCGACCGATCATGCGCCCCACAACGAAGAGGAAAAGGCACAGGAGATCGAGAAAGCACCCTTCGGGATGATTGGCTTTGAAACGGCGTTCCCGCTTACCGTGACCAATCTGCTTGACACGGGGGTGATCGGGCTTACGGATATTGCCCGGCTGCTCTCCAAGCGGCCGCATGAGCTGCTGAAGACCGCAGGGGGCGAGCTCAAAAAAAATGGGCCCGCAGATATCGCGATATGCGACATGAATGAGAAATTCGTGTATAATAAAGACATGATCGTCTCAAAAGCGAAAAACAGCCCGTTCCTGGGAATGGAACTGAAGGGACGCGTATGCTATACGATCAGGAAGGGGAAGTTTACCTATGATAGACAAGCTGATTGA
- a CDS encoding uracil-xanthine permease family protein, with protein MENSLDQQRGIGKKLILGFQHLFAMFGATVLVPLLTGLNPAVAICCAGIGTLIFHLVTKGKVPVFLGSSFAFIGVIVIVATQISGVDPSVEGYLASPAYQAALPYVAIGIMAAGALYLILALVVKLVGVKRVMSIFPPVVTGPMIMVIGLTLAPTAFNNIITAPAAEGVADILWMRWVIALIVVVTMVVISIFAKGFFKLVPIIIAIAVGYICAALMGQVDFSGFQNGANLGFQVPPFNIFLTHELEPAGVLTSVSIIAPIAIVTFMEHIGDITTNGAVVGKNFLEDPGLHRTLMGDGIATMVAGFLGGPANTTYGENTGVLAVTKNYNPVTLRIAAVFAIIISFFGVFTAFLGSIPGAVMGGVSILLFGMIATIGLRTLAEAKLDFTHSRNLIIVSLMLVIGLGLSGGIQFSESFTLSNIFLSALAGIILNIVLPKNI; from the coding sequence ATGGAAAATTCACTAGACCAACAACGCGGAATCGGCAAAAAGCTGATTCTCGGGTTCCAACACCTGTTTGCCATGTTTGGCGCGACGGTATTGGTTCCCCTTCTCACAGGGCTCAATCCTGCGGTGGCAATCTGCTGCGCGGGTATCGGCACACTGATTTTTCACCTGGTTACAAAGGGTAAGGTGCCGGTGTTTCTTGGTTCGAGCTTCGCATTTATCGGCGTGATTGTGATTGTGGCGACCCAGATCAGCGGTGTTGATCCGTCGGTGGAGGGGTATCTTGCATCGCCGGCCTACCAAGCGGCGCTGCCGTATGTGGCCATCGGCATCATGGCGGCGGGCGCACTGTACCTGATTCTTGCGCTTGTGGTAAAGCTTGTAGGCGTAAAGCGCGTGATGTCGATTTTTCCGCCGGTCGTAACGGGCCCGATGATTATGGTAATCGGCCTTACGCTCGCACCGACCGCATTCAACAATATCATTACCGCGCCAGCTGCCGAGGGCGTCGCGGATATTTTATGGATGCGCTGGGTGATTGCGTTGATCGTAGTTGTGACGATGGTGGTCATCTCAATTTTTGCAAAGGGATTTTTTAAGCTGGTGCCGATCATCATTGCCATCGCGGTGGGATATATCTGTGCCGCGTTGATGGGGCAGGTGGATTTTTCCGGATTCCAGAATGGTGCGAATCTTGGATTCCAGGTACCGCCGTTCAACATCTTCCTGACACATGAATTGGAACCTGCGGGCGTTTTGACCTCGGTGAGTATCATCGCGCCGATTGCGATCGTGACCTTTATGGAGCATATCGGCGATATCACGACAAACGGCGCCGTGGTTGGAAAGAATTTTCTGGAAGATCCGGGACTGCACAGGACCCTGATGGGCGACGGTATCGCGACAATGGTCGCCGGTTTCCTCGGAGGCCCTGCAAATACGACCTATGGCGAGAATACGGGTGTTTTGGCAGTGACCAAAAACTATAACCCGGTCACGCTGCGCATTGCCGCGGTATTTGCTATCATTATCAGCTTCTTCGGCGTATTTACCGCGTTCCTCGGCTCTATACCGGGCGCGGTTATGGGTGGAGTATCGATCCTGCTCTTTGGTATGATTGCGACGATTGGCCTGCGGACACTGGCGGAGGCAAAGCTTGATTTCACGCACAGCCGCAATCTGATTATCGTTTCCTTGATGCTGGTCATTGGTCTTGGCCTTTCCGGCGGCATCCAATTTTCGGAATCGTTTACGCTCTCGAATATCTTCCTGAGCGCGCTTGCGGGAATTATTCTCAACATCGTACTTCCGAAGAATATCTAG
- the pyrR gene encoding bifunctional pyr operon transcriptional regulator/uracil phosphoribosyltransferase PyrR has translation MEGNRKTTIMDGETMQRTLKRIAHQIIENTEGAKDLVFIGIARRGVTIAQRIAGYIHEFEGVTIPIGTLDITFYRDDLTHGSDQPVVGASNLVFDVNGKKIVLFDDVLYTGRTARAAMDAIMDLGRPNFIKFAVLVDRGHRELPIRADFVGKNVPTAAHELISVKVMEFDGEESVDICDLKNGD, from the coding sequence ATGGAAGGCAACAGAAAAACGACGATTATGGACGGAGAGACGATGCAGCGCACGCTGAAGCGCATTGCCCACCAGATCATCGAAAATACGGAGGGCGCGAAAGACCTTGTTTTTATTGGGATTGCCCGGCGCGGCGTGACCATTGCCCAACGAATCGCTGGATATATCCATGAGTTTGAAGGCGTTACGATCCCGATCGGCACGCTGGATATCACGTTTTACCGTGACGATCTTACGCATGGCTCCGATCAGCCCGTTGTGGGAGCGTCAAACCTTGTATTTGATGTCAACGGCAAAAAAATCGTCCTGTTCGACGACGTGCTTTATACGGGGCGGACAGCGCGTGCGGCAATGGACGCGATCATGGACCTGGGGCGGCCGAACTTTATCAAGTTTGCGGTATTGGTTGACCGGGGACACCGCGAGCTCCCGATTCGTGCTGACTTTGTCGGGAAAAATGTACCGACGGCGGCACATGAGCTCATTTCGGTCAAGGTCATGGAGTTTGACGGGGAGGAAAGCGTCGATATTTGCGACCTTAAAAACGGTGATTGA
- a CDS encoding RluA family pseudouridine synthase codes for MTILRNKVKFSKNQRLDAYLAEEYPQFSRSFLKSLIEQEHITLNGERTKAGTKVKEGDEIVLRLPEVEGTSVAPQDIPLEIVYQDSDIAVINKPQGMVTHPAPGNYDGTLVNAILYHIGDLSGINGELRPGIVHRLDKDTSGLLVIAKNDAAHKALSEQIADKKARRIYWALVYGNIKANDGVVDTLIGRDPRNRKKMAVLKAGGREAVTRYRILERYGEYTLVECELETGRTHQIRVHMKHIGHPVAGDPVYSRQKDRFGLSGQLLHARKLELTHPRTGERMIFEAPLPEYFTAVLAKLKKM; via the coding sequence ATGACAATACTAAGGAACAAGGTTAAGTTTTCAAAAAATCAGCGGCTGGACGCGTATCTTGCGGAAGAATATCCGCAATTTTCGCGTTCTTTTTTAAAGAGCTTGATCGAACAGGAACACATTACGCTCAACGGAGAGAGGACAAAAGCAGGCACCAAGGTAAAGGAAGGGGACGAAATCGTCCTCAGGCTTCCTGAGGTGGAAGGGACGTCTGTGGCACCGCAGGATATTCCCCTCGAGATCGTCTATCAGGATAGTGATATCGCGGTCATCAATAAACCGCAGGGCATGGTGACGCATCCCGCGCCGGGAAACTATGACGGGACCCTCGTAAATGCAATCCTGTACCATATTGGAGACCTCTCCGGGATCAACGGGGAGCTGCGTCCGGGGATTGTTCACAGGCTTGATAAGGATACGTCGGGACTTTTGGTGATTGCCAAGAATGACGCAGCCCACAAGGCGCTTTCCGAGCAGATCGCAGACAAAAAAGCAAGGCGTATCTATTGGGCGCTTGTATATGGCAATATAAAGGCGAATGACGGAGTTGTGGATACGCTGATCGGACGCGACCCGCGAAACCGGAAGAAAATGGCGGTGCTGAAGGCAGGAGGGCGCGAGGCTGTTACGCGCTACAGGATTCTTGAGCGCTATGGGGAATATACCCTTGTGGAATGCGAACTGGAAACGGGGCGGACTCACCAGATTCGCGTTCATATGAAGCATATCGGGCATCCGGTGGCCGGCGATCCGGTATACAGCAGGCAAAAGGATCGCTTTGGCCTTAGCGGCCAGCTTTTGCACGCAAGAAAACTGGAGCTGACACATCCGCGGACAGGTGAAAGAATGATATTTGAAGCACCTTTGCCGGAATATTTCACAGCAGTGCTTGCAAAATTAAAAAAAATGTAA
- the lspA gene encoding signal peptidase II yields MIYVLLIAAIVIGDQIAKYFTVANLPVGGSVTFIPGFMDFTHVQNTGAAFSMFSNGTWLLALLSAVMAAVVIFLLFKYKKQANSKLFNIAMTFIAGGAIGNLIDRIVQGYVTDMMQFSFVNFAVFNVADCFVTFGAVMLGVWVLWFWDKHKKTETKDDNTKEQG; encoded by the coding sequence ATGATTTATGTACTGTTAATCGCGGCGATCGTGATCGGGGATCAGATCGCGAAATATTTTACGGTGGCAAACCTTCCGGTGGGCGGAAGCGTGACGTTTATTCCGGGCTTTATGGATTTTACGCATGTGCAGAATACGGGCGCGGCATTCAGCATGTTCAGCAATGGGACATGGCTACTGGCACTTCTTTCAGCCGTGATGGCCGCTGTTGTTATTTTTCTTCTGTTCAAATATAAGAAACAGGCGAACTCGAAGCTGTTCAATATTGCCATGACGTTTATTGCGGGCGGTGCAATCGGCAACCTGATCGACCGGATCGTCCAGGGCTATGTTACGGATATGATGCAGTTTTCGTTCGTAAACTTCGCGGTTTTTAATGTCGCCGACTGTTTTGTGACGTTCGGCGCGGTGATGCTGGGCGTTTGGGTGCTGTGGTTCTGGGATAAGCACAAAAAGACGGAAACAAAAGATGACAATACTAAGGAACAAGGTTAA
- a CDS encoding DivIVA domain-containing protein: MNITPKDILEKEFSKKFNGYDQEQVDEFLDEIIKQFESLLEENENIIAKNEELKSEVARLKQKADKLENVEEKLMATVITAQRNATLYIEKAELQAQKIMDVANQNAKTVIESTQLRMEAAKQEIRRYEKQVADYKKRFRLFLDEQMAFVESKLDDEEVLKHQATEISRSISSLTSQMADIDNDSQNTSIHLNEILKQSKEETEHDFKQSTANLQEIVNEIIDE, encoded by the coding sequence ATGAATATCACACCCAAGGATATACTGGAAAAAGAATTTTCTAAAAAGTTCAATGGCTACGACCAGGAGCAGGTTGATGAATTCCTGGACGAAATTATTAAGCAGTTTGAATCCCTGCTGGAAGAAAATGAAAATATCATTGCAAAAAATGAAGAGCTGAAATCCGAGGTCGCACGTCTGAAGCAAAAAGCGGACAAACTTGAGAATGTGGAAGAAAAACTGATGGCCACGGTAATTACGGCGCAGAGAAATGCAACGCTATATATTGAAAAGGCTGAATTGCAAGCCCAGAAAATTATGGACGTTGCGAATCAGAACGCAAAAACCGTCATTGAGAGCACGCAGCTTCGTATGGAGGCGGCCAAGCAGGAGATACGCCGTTATGAGAAGCAGGTCGCGGATTATAAAAAGCGGTTCCGCCTGTTCCTGGATGAGCAGATGGCGTTTGTGGAATCCAAACTGGATGACGAAGAAGTTTTAAAGCATCAGGCAACGGAGATCAGCCGGTCGATCAGCAGTTTGACAAGCCAGATGGCTGATATCGATAACGATTCACAGAATACATCAATTCATTTGAACGAAATCCTCAAACAGTCGAAGGAAGAGACGGAGCATGACTTTAAGCAGAGCACCGCAAACCTTCAAGAGATCGTCAATGAAATTATCGACGAATAA
- a CDS encoding cell division protein SepF — protein sequence MAKIGDKLLSFIGLEPTDEEEYEEEYEDQDMMDDDMSFPPDDYEPAPVEEKKFAKKAREHRGDTGKVVGIPDTSKVRVLIYKPVSYEDTQSIIDNLKEKKPIIINLDELDTDVAQRILDFVSGAVYALNGNIRKAARNIFVVAPYNVDVSTNAAESVDDFGFGGYLERD from the coding sequence ATGGCTAAGATCGGAGACAAATTGCTTTCTTTCATCGGACTGGAACCGACGGATGAAGAAGAATATGAAGAAGAATATGAGGATCAGGATATGATGGATGACGATATGAGCTTCCCGCCGGACGATTATGAGCCAGCCCCGGTGGAAGAAAAGAAATTTGCAAAGAAAGCCAGAGAGCATAGAGGCGATACGGGCAAGGTAGTCGGGATCCCGGATACCAGCAAGGTGCGCGTATTGATTTATAAGCCGGTTTCTTACGAAGACACCCAAAGCATTATCGATAACCTGAAGGAAAAGAAGCCGATTATCATCAATCTCGACGAGCTTGATACCGATGTCGCACAGCGCATCCTTGACTTCGTGAGCGGCGCAGTTTATGCGCTCAATGGAAATATCCGGAAAGCGGCAAGGAACATCTTTGTGGTAGCGCCATATAATGTCGACGTTTCTACGAATGCCGCAGAATCGGTTGATGATTTTGGCTTTGGCGGTTATCTGGAGCGGGACTGA
- a CDS encoding YggS family pyridoxal phosphate-dependent enzyme — MGLAENIAKVRENIASAAQRAGRKQEEISLVAVSKTVDADMVEAAYREGLRCFGENRVQEFLKKSEVLPKDIEWNLIGQLQTNKVKYIINNGVALLHSLDRLSLAQELQKECLKKNAYLDVLIELNIAKEESKSGLYLEQVDVFLDQIADFDRIRLKGFMTVAPYTDDRMYLRKIFAQAKALYDAKKKEFPGFQYLSMGMSNDYEDAILEGSNMVRVGTAIFGSRIYK; from the coding sequence ATGGGACTTGCGGAAAATATTGCAAAAGTACGGGAAAATATTGCGTCTGCCGCGCAGCGGGCCGGACGGAAACAGGAGGAGATCAGTCTTGTCGCCGTATCGAAAACCGTGGATGCGGACATGGTGGAAGCGGCCTATCGTGAAGGGTTGAGATGCTTCGGAGAGAACCGTGTGCAGGAATTTCTGAAAAAAAGTGAGGTCCTGCCCAAAGATATTGAATGGAACCTGATTGGGCAGTTGCAAACGAATAAAGTTAAGTATATAATTAATAATGGAGTAGCGTTATTACATTCGCTGGACCGTCTTTCGCTGGCGCAGGAATTGCAGAAGGAATGCTTGAAGAAAAATGCTTATCTCGATGTGCTTATTGAATTAAATATTGCGAAAGAGGAGAGCAAATCCGGTTTATATTTAGAGCAGGTGGATGTCTTTTTAGATCAGATTGCAGATTTCGACCGGATTCGCTTGAAGGGCTTTATGACCGTAGCGCCTTATACGGACGACAGGATGTATTTGCGGAAGATTTTCGCACAGGCAAAAGCGTTGTATGATGCGAAGAAAAAGGAGTTTCCCGGATTTCAATATCTTTCAATGGGAATGTCCAATGATTATGAGGACGCGATTCTGGAAGGATCGAACATGGTGCGTGTAGGTACGGCCATTTTCGGCAGCAGAATTTATAAATAA
- a CDS encoding HlyD family efflux transporter periplasmic adaptor subunit, with the protein MALKRRRRANTKFYLFIGAIAVVAVVVLFFVFNIQTAEVEQGTIPFEAEAAAVVVRDEQVVFAQNYGKANYIVSEGERVEAEAPVMEVYKWGYNEKVMNDLIDYQTKIEQYQENVFQSEDLANLQNEITAKAAELRGIINGTAEGDVVTAERELKSLMASKQNYLKENVNPDQQLQDFYTQEEEIQGRVNNWRQQLTAPTAGVVSYYFDGAEDVLNAANIENIKSSDILDILNGTTGSQETQGEETEQPAYRLVNSYKWYLVIRSEEEIPEFTNDREFSIAFNDYVERQYQGVVSGTVKEENDYLYVIEISDDIGELLNVRRADTRVFTQFTGLKVPEKALKEKDGVTGVNVVVGREKTFVPVTVDIIKDGNAIVTPAEADSLLAERQHVEV; encoded by the coding sequence ATGGCATTAAAACGGAGAAGACGTGCAAACACCAAATTTTACCTATTTATTGGCGCTATCGCAGTGGTTGCAGTTGTCGTTCTCTTTTTTGTTTTCAATATTCAGACGGCGGAGGTGGAGCAGGGGACCATTCCCTTTGAGGCGGAGGCCGCTGCCGTTGTAGTGAGGGACGAACAAGTCGTTTTTGCACAAAATTATGGGAAGGCCAATTATATTGTTTCGGAGGGAGAACGTGTGGAAGCGGAAGCCCCCGTTATGGAAGTCTATAAATGGGGGTATAATGAAAAGGTCATGAATGACCTGATTGATTACCAGACAAAAATCGAGCAATATCAGGAAAATGTTTTTCAGTCCGAGGACTTGGCCAATCTGCAAAATGAGATCACGGCAAAAGCAGCGGAACTCCGCGGTATTATAAACGGCACGGCAGAGGGGGATGTTGTAACGGCCGAACGCGAACTGAAATCCCTGATGGCGAGTAAGCAGAATTACCTGAAAGAGAATGTGAATCCGGACCAACAACTGCAGGATTTTTATACGCAAGAAGAGGAAATACAGGGACGTGTGAACAATTGGAGGCAGCAGCTGACGGCGCCGACGGCCGGGGTAGTGAGCTATTATTTTGACGGCGCGGAGGATGTGCTGAACGCAGCGAATATTGAAAACATCAAATCTTCGGATATCCTCGACATCCTCAATGGCACCACGGGCAGCCAGGAGACGCAGGGTGAGGAAACGGAACAGCCCGCCTATCGGTTGGTAAACAGCTACAAATGGTATCTGGTCATTCGCTCTGAGGAGGAGATTCCTGAATTTACCAACGACCGCGAATTTTCGATTGCCTTTAACGATTATGTCGAACGGCAATATCAGGGCGTTGTATCGGGGACAGTAAAAGAAGAAAACGATTATCTTTATGTGATTGAGATATCGGATGATATTGGAGAGCTTTTGAATGTGCGCAGGGCGGACACGAGAGTGTTTACTCAATTTACCGGGCTTAAGGTTCCGGAAAAAGCGTTGAAGGAGAAGGATGGAGTTACGGGAGTAAACGTTGTGGTGGGGCGTGAAAAAACGTTTGTTCCTGTTACGGTGGATATCATTAAGGACGGAAACGCGATCGTAACTCCGGCAGAGGCAGACAGCCTTCTGGCCGAACGTCAGCATGTTGAGGTGTAA
- a CDS encoding ATP-binding protein encodes MLVSKRLFSLNELNEAIRSVIRGVEREKKLDDEQMYRIRLVLSELVVNIFKYSDANEVKLQAEYGKDRLHIVLADNGSGFETGPVVARNVTSGELLMHENGRGVYLVKMMTDSFHYSENGNTVDVTLKL; translated from the coding sequence TTGTTGGTAAGTAAAAGGTTGTTCAGTCTGAATGAATTAAATGAAGCGATTCGTTCGGTCATCAGAGGAGTTGAACGGGAAAAAAAGCTCGATGATGAGCAAATGTACCGGATTCGCCTTGTGTTGAGCGAGCTGGTAGTCAATATATTTAAATATTCCGATGCGAATGAAGTGAAGCTTCAGGCGGAATATGGGAAGGACAGGCTGCACATTGTGCTCGCAGACAATGGAAGCGGATTTGAAACGGGGCCTGTGGTAGCGCGCAACGTAACGTCCGGGGAACTCCTTATGCATGAAAACGGCCGCGGCGTTTATCTTGTGAAGATGATGACCGACAGCTTCCATTACAGTGAAAACGGAAATACTGTAGATGTGACATTAAAGCTATGA